From the Alloalcanivorax dieselolei B5 genome, one window contains:
- a CDS encoding C4-dicarboxylate TRAP transporter substrate-binding protein, whose translation MTIQPRRAVIAALTLCAGAITFGVAEARTLTYAMGYPPKSIGANAGEAYAKRLEELSGGDLKARVFPMSLLSFKETSAGVRDGMADSGFLLISYFPSEFPYTNLITELTMVDELQGVPDSHVGPAYVGAMSEYVFHHCDGCQKEMADQNQVFNGSMSTPPYALLCTKPIATEEQLKGARLRSAGALWARWAETMNATPVTLSISDAYEGLSQGVIDCTMSSTVELDIFNLREVVKDVTVGVPGGMYAAVGVNNVNKSVWKSLSEEQRAQVLKASTVISAKGSWDYQLGAEQEVRDASDNGITVHQPSEALVAASRAFVRKDVDTIVKNYVERHNIGNAQDMVDEFRPLLAKWVKLVDGVDNAEALADLYWRETFSKVDVSTYGL comes from the coding sequence ATGACGATACAGCCACGACGCGCGGTCATCGCCGCGCTGACCCTGTGCGCGGGAGCCATCACCTTCGGCGTCGCCGAAGCTCGAACCCTGACCTATGCCATGGGGTATCCCCCCAAATCGATTGGCGCCAACGCCGGTGAAGCCTACGCCAAGCGGCTCGAGGAACTGTCCGGCGGTGATCTCAAGGCGCGTGTGTTTCCCATGTCCCTGCTCAGTTTCAAGGAAACGTCCGCGGGGGTGCGCGATGGCATGGCGGATTCGGGGTTCCTGCTGATTTCCTATTTCCCCTCCGAATTTCCCTATACCAATCTGATTACCGAACTGACCATGGTGGATGAGCTGCAGGGCGTTCCCGACAGCCACGTGGGGCCTGCTTACGTGGGGGCTATGTCCGAGTATGTGTTCCATCATTGTGACGGCTGTCAGAAGGAAATGGCGGACCAGAATCAGGTTTTCAACGGCAGCATGTCGACACCGCCTTATGCCTTGCTGTGCACCAAGCCGATCGCCACCGAGGAACAGCTGAAGGGAGCACGCCTGCGCAGTGCCGGTGCCTTGTGGGCTCGTTGGGCGGAGACCATGAACGCCACTCCCGTGACGCTGTCCATCAGCGACGCTTACGAAGGGCTCAGTCAAGGGGTAATCGATTGCACCATGAGTTCCACCGTGGAACTGGATATCTTCAACCTGCGCGAGGTGGTGAAAGATGTCACCGTGGGTGTGCCCGGCGGGATGTACGCGGCCGTGGGCGTGAACAACGTCAACAAATCGGTTTGGAAATCGCTCAGTGAAGAGCAGCGTGCCCAGGTTCTGAAGGCGTCCACGGTTATTTCCGCCAAGGGCAGCTGGGACTACCAGCTCGGCGCGGAGCAGGAAGTGCGGGATGCGAGTGATAACGGTATTACCGTGCACCAACCGAGCGAGGCGCTGGTGGCCGCCAGCCGTGCCTTCGTGCGCAAGGATGTCGATACCATCGTCAAGAATTACGTGGAACGCCACAATATCGGCAACGCCCAGGACATGGTCGATGAGTTCCGTCCGCTGCTGGCCAAGTGGGTCAAGCTGGTGGACGGCGTGGACAACGCCGAGGCACTGGCCGATCTGTATTGGCGGGAAACGTTCTCCAAGGTGGACGTCAGCACCTACGGTCTTTGA
- a CDS encoding C4-dicarboxylate TRAP transporter substrate-binding protein, producing MAPCALLQRIVIATLFMVGVLAGTSAFARTISYATGYPPNSIGSDSALAYADALKELSGGDLSVKVFPMSLLSFSEASPGIRDGMADSGFVLFSYFPSEFPNTNLIAELTMLLELDDVAPSHAGLAYVGAMSEYLFHHCPECVEEFAAQNQVFTGASASAPYMMLCNEEVTSLADIKGKRLRSAGPQWARWAQAVGGTPVTISVSDAYEALNQGVLDCSISSSVDLDIFRLSEVVSDVTAGVPGGVFGGTGVNNFNQKVWQDLSEAQREQVLRASATFGAIISWDYQVGATRELEAAPKQEIKVHEPAEDLQQASHRFIVEDMKTIARNYQSRSGVDNAEQSIKAFQPILSKWVKLVKDVSSPEELAEIYWRETYSKVNVSEYGL from the coding sequence ATGGCACCATGCGCTTTACTGCAACGTATTGTTATTGCCACGCTCTTCATGGTTGGTGTGCTTGCTGGCACGTCGGCGTTCGCCCGCACTATCAGTTACGCCACCGGCTATCCACCCAACTCCATCGGCTCCGACTCGGCGCTGGCCTATGCCGACGCACTTAAAGAGCTTTCTGGCGGTGATCTCAGCGTCAAGGTCTTTCCGATGTCCTTGCTGAGTTTCAGTGAGGCCTCACCTGGTATCCGCGACGGCATGGCGGATTCCGGATTCGTGCTGTTTTCCTATTTTCCCTCGGAGTTTCCCAACACCAATCTGATCGCGGAACTGACCATGTTGCTGGAGTTGGACGACGTGGCGCCGAGTCATGCCGGTCTGGCCTATGTCGGTGCCATGTCCGAGTATCTGTTCCACCACTGCCCGGAATGTGTCGAGGAATTCGCCGCGCAAAACCAGGTGTTCACCGGTGCTTCCGCCAGTGCGCCCTACATGATGTTGTGTAACGAGGAAGTGACCAGCCTTGCCGATATCAAAGGAAAGCGGTTACGCAGTGCCGGCCCTCAATGGGCGCGTTGGGCACAAGCGGTGGGTGGAACGCCGGTGACCATCTCCGTCAGCGATGCTTATGAAGCGCTCAATCAGGGCGTTCTGGATTGCTCCATCAGCTCCAGTGTGGATCTGGATATCTTTCGTCTTTCCGAAGTAGTGAGTGATGTCACCGCCGGTGTCCCCGGTGGCGTTTTTGGAGGCACTGGCGTCAACAACTTCAATCAGAAAGTCTGGCAGGATTTGAGTGAAGCGCAACGCGAGCAGGTACTTCGCGCTTCGGCCACTTTCGGAGCGATCATCAGCTGGGACTACCAGGTAGGAGCCACTCGGGAACTCGAGGCCGCGCCGAAGCAAGAGATCAAAGTGCATGAACCGGCCGAGGATCTGCAACAGGCATCACACCGCTTCATCGTCGAGGACATGAAAACCATCGCCCGCAATTATCAGTCCCGTTCAGGAGTAGATAACGCCGAACAGAGCATCAAGGCGTTCCAGCCGATCCTGTCGAAATGGGTCAAGCTGGTAAAAGACGTCAGCAGCCCGGAGGAACTGGCGGAGATCTACTGGCGGGAGACCTATTCCAAAGTGAACGTGAGCGAATACGGCTTGTGA
- a CDS encoding long-chain-fatty-acid--CoA ligase: MYLTQPLHKALRECPEREALVFADRRSTYRDLARQVATLASVLKGLGLEEGERAGILALNSDRYVTFVFGVLWAGGVFNTVNIRWSPVEIAYSLDDCDTRVLFVDDEFVPLIKEVRALSKSLEIVVYIGEKGCPDGMLNLAELMAGADPVDDVGRSGDQLACILYTGGTTGAPKGVMLSHANLYTCSIGAVMPACRGDGVVGLHSAPFFHVAGVGLILQLTLRLGTHVIVPRFEEVAVMSAIQRERVVETFLVPTMMRAVLAHPRFPEFDLSSLRCMMYGASPIDSTLLKKAMTAWPEASFLQLYGMTELSPVVCILPDYCHSDDAYADKLMAAGLPAHMAEVRVVDSEDNEVPRGQVGEIVARGPMVMQGYWNKPEQTEEALRQGWMHTGDAGYMDDAGYIFLVDRIKDMVVTGGENVYSVEVEDALLRMPAIAQCAVIGVPDEKWGERVHAVIVLAAGAEVAEADIVAHCKTLIANYKCPRSFELVDQMPLSGAGKILKYKLKEAHWGGQGRRIG, from the coding sequence ATGTATCTGACGCAGCCGTTACACAAGGCTCTGCGCGAGTGCCCCGAGCGGGAGGCTCTAGTCTTCGCCGATCGCCGTTCAACGTACCGGGATCTGGCGCGCCAGGTAGCGACGCTGGCGTCGGTATTGAAAGGGCTGGGTCTGGAAGAAGGGGAACGGGCCGGCATCCTGGCCCTGAACTCGGACCGTTACGTGACATTCGTGTTCGGCGTGCTTTGGGCAGGCGGAGTATTCAACACCGTCAATATTCGCTGGAGCCCTGTCGAAATCGCCTATTCGCTGGATGATTGCGATACCCGGGTTCTGTTCGTCGATGATGAGTTCGTGCCATTGATCAAGGAAGTGCGTGCTCTGTCAAAATCGCTTGAGATTGTCGTGTACATCGGCGAGAAGGGCTGCCCCGATGGCATGTTGAATCTTGCCGAATTGATGGCCGGCGCGGATCCGGTGGACGATGTCGGACGTAGCGGTGACCAATTGGCCTGCATTCTTTATACCGGCGGCACCACCGGGGCACCGAAAGGGGTGATGCTCAGTCACGCCAATCTGTACACCTGCTCCATCGGCGCGGTGATGCCCGCTTGCCGTGGTGACGGTGTGGTGGGTCTACATTCGGCACCCTTTTTTCATGTGGCCGGAGTGGGGCTGATTCTGCAGCTGACACTGCGGCTGGGTACTCACGTGATCGTGCCCCGGTTCGAAGAGGTGGCGGTCATGAGTGCCATTCAACGGGAACGGGTGGTGGAAACCTTCCTGGTGCCGACCATGATGCGCGCCGTGCTTGCTCATCCGCGATTCCCGGAATTCGATCTCTCGTCCTTGCGCTGCATGATGTACGGCGCGTCGCCCATCGACAGTACTTTGTTGAAGAAGGCCATGACCGCCTGGCCGGAGGCCTCCTTTCTGCAGCTCTATGGCATGACTGAACTTTCACCCGTGGTCTGCATCCTCCCGGATTATTGCCATAGCGATGATGCCTACGCCGATAAGCTAATGGCGGCCGGGCTGCCGGCGCATATGGCGGAGGTTCGCGTGGTCGACAGCGAGGATAACGAGGTGCCGCGCGGCCAGGTGGGGGAGATCGTCGCCCGTGGCCCGATGGTGATGCAGGGTTACTGGAATAAACCGGAGCAAACCGAGGAAGCATTGCGTCAAGGGTGGATGCACACCGGCGACGCCGGTTACATGGATGACGCCGGCTACATCTTCCTGGTGGACCGAATCAAGGACATGGTGGTGACCGGCGGTGAGAACGTTTATTCGGTGGAGGTGGAAGACGCCCTGCTGCGCATGCCCGCCATTGCCCAATGCGCGGTGATCGGTGTGCCGGATGAGAAGTGGGGCGAGCGGGTTCACGCGGTCATCGTTCTGGCCGCGGGAGCGGAGGTCGCCGAAGCGGATATCGTGGCTCACTGCAAGACACTGATCGCCAACTATAAGTGCCCTCGCAGTTTCGAATTGGTGGATCAGATGCCGCTGTCCGGCGCCGGCAAGATCCTGAAGTACAAACTCAAGGAGGCTCACTGGGGTGGCCAGGGGCGTCGTATCGGCTGA